A region of Ferruginibacter albus DNA encodes the following proteins:
- the rplJ gene encoding 50S ribosomal protein L10 — translation MTKQEKNEVIEVLKGKFSQYNNFYITDTESLTVAQVSQLRRHCFDKNVEMKVAKNTLIRKALESIDSAKYEGVYDSLHKVTALLFSENPKEPAMIISGFRKEKNSEKPVLKAAFINGDVFVGDNQLVALTKIKTKNELIGEVIGLLQSPIQRVLGALQNKDAASGKAEEATVEAAAPVAEAPATPVAEAPAAPEAPAADAAPEAPAAPEA, via the coding sequence ATGACAAAACAAGAAAAGAACGAAGTAATAGAAGTGTTGAAGGGTAAGTTCTCTCAATACAACAATTTCTATATTACCGATACAGAAAGTTTAACGGTAGCACAGGTAAGCCAGTTACGCCGTCATTGTTTCGACAAAAATGTTGAAATGAAAGTGGCTAAAAACACGCTTATCAGAAAAGCATTGGAAAGCATTGATTCGGCTAAATACGAAGGTGTTTACGATTCATTACATAAAGTAACAGCTTTATTGTTCAGCGAAAATCCTAAAGAACCGGCGATGATCATCAGCGGTTTCCGTAAGGAAAAGAACAGTGAAAAGCCTGTTTTAAAAGCAGCTTTCATTAATGGTGATGTATTTGTAGGCGATAACCAATTGGTTGCTTTAACTAAGATCAAAACTAAGAATGAATTGATCGGTGAAGTAATTGGATTGTTACAATCACCAATACAACGTGTATTGGGCGCTTTACAAAACAAAGATGCAGCAAGCGGTAAAGCAGAAGAAGCTACTGTAGAAGCAGCGGCTCCGGTTGCGGAAGCTCCAGCAACACCAGTTGCAGAAGCACCAGCGGCTCCTGAAGCTCCGGCGGCTGATGCAGCACCGGAAGCACCTGCGGCTCCTGAAGCTTAA
- the rplL gene encoding 50S ribosomal protein L7/L12, with protein sequence MADVKVLAESLVSLTVKEVQELAEFLKSEYGIEPAAAAVVVSADGGGGAAAAEEKTSFNVILKAAGGNKLAVVKIVKELTGLGLKEAKDLVDGAPKPLKEGVDKATADDLKAKLTEAGAEVEIA encoded by the coding sequence ATGGCAGACGTAAAAGTATTAGCTGAAAGTTTAGTAAGCTTAACAGTAAAAGAAGTTCAGGAATTAGCTGAATTCTTAAAATCAGAATACGGTATTGAACCTGCTGCAGCTGCAGTAGTAGTAAGTGCTGACGGTGGTGGCGGTGCAGCTGCTGCTGAAGAAAAAACTTCTTTCAACGTTATTTTAAAAGCGGCTGGTGGTAACAAATTAGCTGTTGTTAAGATCGTTAAAGAATTAACCGGATTAGGATTGAAAGAAGCGAAAGATTTAGTAGATGGCGCTCCTAAACCTTTGAAAGAAGGTGTAGATAAAGCTACTGCTGACGATCTTAAAGCTAAATTAACTGAAGCTGGCGCTGAAGTTGAAATTGCTTAA
- a CDS encoding PSD1 and planctomycete cytochrome C domain-containing protein — protein MKKAIVITGILCIVLIAFFVITGKKDKTSDIISYNFDVRPILSDKCFSCHGPDKNHQEAGLRLDIEASAKAPLRDSKGAFAIVDGKPEASELIKRITSIDPSYQMPTPASHLGLLDEKQITILTKWIKQGAKYEKHWAFIPPQKIALPKIEDEKWAKNEIDYFVAKRQEAYGLKHNEEADKATLLKRLSLDLTGLLPDLQMQEEFNKNNSEAAYEKTVDKLLASPQYGEKMAIHWLDVSRYADSYGYQDDDIRTQWPYRDWVIHAFNENMPYDKFLTWQLAGDMLPNASKEQVLATAFLRNHKISEEGGIIPEEYRVQYNMDKVKTYTRGILALTVECAQCHDHKYDPFSQKDYYSLFAFFNNSSEKGLEGLVGSGPAKTPILNITDSDTKSLLMFINRKDTGLIKVSVMGDTIRPSYILKRGVYDQHGDMVTASAIPAVMKFDTTTFERNRLGLAKWTVDKQNPLTARVFVNQLWEQFFGKGIVKSVGDFGMQGNLPTHPELLDWLAVDFMEHGWDIKRLVKKMVMSATYRQSSTISKEQLEKDPDNLYYTRASRIRMPAETIRDIVLESSALLNKTIGGPSVKPYQPKGLWEGATAGRGALVSYRQSTGEDLYRRGVYTFIKLTVPPPSMIIFDASNRDQCEVKRLTTNTPLQALMMMNDPTVLEASRVFAENLSTKDKDTDHTIVTAFKSILCREPDAKELNVLTQYYKEQYSLLSNNKTEANKILNVGEYPHNNSVGNIVKAASLMRVINVIYNMEETIERI, from the coding sequence TTGAAAAAAGCGATTGTTATAACAGGCATTTTATGCATTGTCTTGATTGCATTTTTTGTAATAACAGGAAAAAAAGATAAAACTTCTGATATTATTAGCTACAACTTTGATGTTCGCCCGATACTTTCCGATAAATGTTTTTCATGTCATGGTCCTGATAAAAACCACCAGGAAGCCGGATTAAGATTAGATATTGAAGCTTCTGCAAAAGCCCCTTTAAGAGATAGCAAAGGGGCTTTTGCTATTGTTGACGGAAAACCTGAAGCATCAGAATTGATCAAAAGAATAACGTCAATCGATCCTTCTTATCAAATGCCAACACCAGCATCTCATTTAGGGTTACTCGATGAAAAGCAAATTACCATTTTAACCAAGTGGATAAAACAAGGCGCCAAATATGAAAAACACTGGGCTTTCATTCCTCCACAGAAAATAGCATTACCCAAAATTGAAGATGAAAAATGGGCTAAAAATGAAATAGATTATTTCGTTGCAAAAAGACAGGAAGCATATGGACTAAAACACAATGAAGAGGCTGATAAAGCAACATTATTAAAACGATTATCCTTAGATCTCACCGGCTTGCTTCCTGATCTGCAAATGCAAGAAGAATTTAATAAAAACAATAGCGAAGCAGCATATGAAAAAACAGTCGATAAATTATTAGCCAGCCCTCAATATGGAGAAAAAATGGCCATTCATTGGTTGGATGTTTCCAGATATGCCGATAGCTATGGATACCAGGATGATGATATCAGGACACAATGGCCGTATAGAGATTGGGTAATTCACGCTTTTAATGAAAATATGCCTTATGATAAATTCCTGACCTGGCAGCTTGCAGGTGATATGCTTCCCAATGCCTCAAAAGAACAGGTGCTTGCAACTGCTTTTCTTCGCAATCATAAAATATCAGAAGAAGGGGGTATAATACCGGAAGAATACCGGGTGCAATACAACATGGATAAAGTGAAAACGTATACTAGAGGCATACTTGCACTAACGGTAGAATGTGCACAATGTCATGATCATAAGTACGACCCTTTCTCACAAAAAGATTACTATAGCTTATTTGCTTTTTTTAATAACAGCAGTGAAAAAGGACTGGAAGGTCTTGTTGGTTCAGGCCCTGCTAAAACTCCTATATTAAATATTACCGACAGCGATACAAAAAGCCTGCTGATGTTTATTAACCGGAAAGATACAGGGCTGATCAAGGTATCCGTAATGGGTGATACCATACGACCCAGTTATATTTTAAAACGCGGTGTGTACGATCAACATGGGGATATGGTGACTGCCTCGGCAATACCCGCAGTAATGAAGTTTGATACTACAACATTTGAAAGAAACAGGTTGGGGCTTGCTAAATGGACAGTTGATAAACAAAATCCTCTAACAGCACGTGTTTTCGTTAACCAGCTATGGGAACAGTTTTTTGGCAAAGGCATTGTAAAATCCGTTGGCGATTTTGGCATGCAGGGAAATCTTCCAACACATCCTGAATTGTTGGATTGGCTGGCAGTAGATTTTATGGAGCATGGCTGGGATATAAAAAGGCTTGTCAAAAAAATGGTGATGTCTGCAACTTATCGTCAATCGTCAACTATTTCAAAAGAACAATTGGAAAAAGATCCGGATAATCTCTATTATACGCGTGCTTCACGTATAAGAATGCCGGCAGAAACGATAAGGGATATTGTTTTGGAAAGCAGTGCGCTTCTTAATAAAACAATTGGAGGACCAAGTGTAAAACCCTACCAGCCCAAAGGACTTTGGGAAGGCGCTACTGCCGGAAGAGGAGCGCTGGTATCCTACCGGCAAAGTACAGGAGAAGATCTGTACAGGAGAGGGGTTTATACTTTTATTAAGTTAACAGTTCCTCCGCCATCTATGATAATTTTTGATGCCAGCAACCGGGATCAATGTGAAGTAAAACGGTTAACAACCAATACGCCTTTACAGGCATTGATGATGATGAACGATCCAACCGTGTTAGAAGCTTCACGGGTGTTTGCAGAAAACCTTTCGACAAAAGATAAAGATACAGATCACACAATTGTTACGGCTTTTAAAAGCATTCTATGCAGAGAACCTGATGCAAAAGAATTGAACGTATTGACTCAATATTATAAAGAGCAATATTCTTTACTAAGCAATAATAAAACGGAAGCAAACAAGATATTAAATGTGGGTGAATATCCTCATAATAATAGCGTTGGCAATATAGTAAAAGCCGCTTCGCTCATGCGTGTGATCAATGTGATCTACAATATGGAGGAAACGATCGAGAGAATATAG